From the genome of Pseudoliparis swirei isolate HS2019 ecotype Mariana Trench chromosome 10, NWPU_hadal_v1, whole genome shotgun sequence, one region includes:
- the chrm2a gene encoding muscarinic acetylcholine receptor M2a isoform X2: MDVFNFTSWNASEGNGTEVVGEIESPYKTVEVVFIVLVAGSLSLVTVIGNILVMLSIKVNRNLQTVNNYFLFSLACADLIIGLCSMNLYTVYIVMGYWPLGPVVCDLWLALDYVVSNASVMNLLIISFDRYFCVTKPLSYPVKRTTKMAGMMIAAAWVLSFVLWAPAILFWQFIVGGRTVPEKECYIQFFSNAAVTFGTAIAAFYLPVIIMIQLYWQISRASKSRVKKDNRKPSGANAEPLSPGQKRNSTPKPNNNNVPGQDAGRLQSQNADDGANQHDGKLQNGKGPSSITAEGETEGDDVARENCAPAEEKESSNDSTSGSVAASIQKDEEATPSTANASIEASQPLPRQRAKAGGSKLTCIKIKTKSPKGDFYTPSNATVEIVPASERQNHVARKIVKMTKQPPNKKKKVPPSREKKVTRTIMAILIAFVATWTPYNVMVLINTFCSSCIPTTMWTIGYWLCYINSTINPVCYALCNATFKKTFKHLLLCQYKNSRSAR; encoded by the coding sequence ATGGATGTATTTAATTTCACCTCCTGGAATGCCTCCGAAGGCAACGGCACAGAAGTTGTGGGAGAAATTGAAAGCCCCTACaagactgtggaggtggtgttcATCGTGTTGGTGGCCGGTTCCCTCAGTTTGGTTACAGTTATTGGAAATATCCTGGTCATGCTCTCCATCAAAGTTAATAGGAACTTACAGACTGTCAACAACTATTTTTTATTCAGCCTTGCATGTGCTGACCTAATTATTGGACTGTGCTCTATGAACTTGTACACCGTCTACATAGTCATGGGCTACTGGCCACTGGGCCCGGTGGTCTGTGACTTGTGGTTGGCTTTGGACTATGTCGTCAGCAACGCGTCCGTCATGAATCTTCTCATCATAAGCTTTGATAGATATTTCTGTGTCACCAAGCCCCTCAGCTACCCCGTCAAAAGGACCACCAAGATGGCGGGAATGATGATTGCGGCAGCCTGGGTTCTCTCTTTTGTCCTCTGGGCGCCGGCCATTCTCTTCTGGCAGTTCATTGTCGGTGGGCGGACGGTGCCCGAGAAGGAGTGCTACATCCAGTTCTTCTCTAATGCCGCGGTCACTTTCGGCACTGCCATCGCCGCCTTTTACCTGCCTGTCATCATCATGATTCAGCTCTACTGGCAGATCTCCAGAGCGAGCAAGAGTCGCGTGAAGAAGGATAACCGCAAGCCGTCCGGAGCCAACGCAGAGCCCCTGTCACCCGGCCAGAAGAGGAACAGCACACCGAAGCCCAACAATAACAACGTCCCGGGGCAAGACGCGGGGCGTCTGCAGAGCCAGAATGCCGACGACGGGGCCAACCAGCACGATGGAAAACTGCAAAACGGCAAAGGGCCTTCCTCGATCACGGCGGAGGGAGAAACGGAGGGAGACGACGTGGCCAGGGAGAACTGCGCCCCagcggaggagaaggagagctcCAATGATTCAACATCCGGCAGCGTGGCTGCGTCCATTCAGAAGGATGAGGAGGCCACGCCCTCTACCGCCAACGCCAGCATCGAGGCCAGCCAGCCGCTCCCACGTCAGCGGGCCAAGGCCGGGGGCTCCAAGCTGACCTGCATCAAGATCAAGACTAAATCGCCCAAGGGCGACTTCTACACGCCGTCCAACGCCACCGTCGAGATCGTCCCGGCGTCCGAGCGGCAGAATCACGTGGCCCGGAAGATCGTGAAGATGACGAAGCAGCCTcccaacaagaagaagaaagtgccGCCGTCGCGAGAGAAGAAAGTGACCCGCACCATTATGGCCATCCTGATAGCTTTTGTTGCCACCTGGACTCCTTATAATGTGATGGTGCTGATTAACACCTTCTGCTCCAGCTGCATCCCCACCACAATGTGGACTATTGGATACTGGCTGTGCTACATCAACAGCACCATCAACCCGGTCTGCTACGCTCTGTGCAATGCCACTTTTAAAAAGACATTCAAACATCTTCTCCTCTGCCAATATAAAAATAGTAGGTCAGCCAGATAA
- the chrm2a gene encoding muscarinic acetylcholine receptor M2a isoform X1, producing MDVFNFTSWNASEGNGTEVVGEIESPYKTVEVVFIVLVAGSLSLVTVIGNILVMLSIKVNRNLQTVNNYFLFSLACADLIIGLCSMNLYTVYIVMGYWPLGPVVCDLWLALDYVVSNASVMNLLIISFDRYFCVTKPLSYPVKRTTKMAGMMIAAAWVLSFVLWAPAILFWQFIVGGRTVPEKECYIQFFSNAAVTFGTAIAAFYLPVIIMIQLYWQISRASKSRVKKDNRKPSGANAEPLSPGQKRNSTPKPNNNNVPGQDAGRLQSQNADDGANQHDGKLQNGKGPSSITAEGETEGDDVARENCAPAEEKESSNDSTSGSVAASIQKDEEATPSTANASIEASQPLPRQRAKAGGSKLTCIKIKTKSPKGDFYTPSNATVEIVPASERQNHVARKIVKMTKQPPNKKKKVPPSREKKVTRTIMAILIAFVATWTPYNVMVLINTFCSSCIPTTMWTIGYWLCYINSTINPVCYALCNATFKKTFKHLLLCQYKNRCLEQQMAGDDPLDPALAVCRSWTSLD from the coding sequence ATGGATGTATTTAATTTCACCTCCTGGAATGCCTCCGAAGGCAACGGCACAGAAGTTGTGGGAGAAATTGAAAGCCCCTACaagactgtggaggtggtgttcATCGTGTTGGTGGCCGGTTCCCTCAGTTTGGTTACAGTTATTGGAAATATCCTGGTCATGCTCTCCATCAAAGTTAATAGGAACTTACAGACTGTCAACAACTATTTTTTATTCAGCCTTGCATGTGCTGACCTAATTATTGGACTGTGCTCTATGAACTTGTACACCGTCTACATAGTCATGGGCTACTGGCCACTGGGCCCGGTGGTCTGTGACTTGTGGTTGGCTTTGGACTATGTCGTCAGCAACGCGTCCGTCATGAATCTTCTCATCATAAGCTTTGATAGATATTTCTGTGTCACCAAGCCCCTCAGCTACCCCGTCAAAAGGACCACCAAGATGGCGGGAATGATGATTGCGGCAGCCTGGGTTCTCTCTTTTGTCCTCTGGGCGCCGGCCATTCTCTTCTGGCAGTTCATTGTCGGTGGGCGGACGGTGCCCGAGAAGGAGTGCTACATCCAGTTCTTCTCTAATGCCGCGGTCACTTTCGGCACTGCCATCGCCGCCTTTTACCTGCCTGTCATCATCATGATTCAGCTCTACTGGCAGATCTCCAGAGCGAGCAAGAGTCGCGTGAAGAAGGATAACCGCAAGCCGTCCGGAGCCAACGCAGAGCCCCTGTCACCCGGCCAGAAGAGGAACAGCACACCGAAGCCCAACAATAACAACGTCCCGGGGCAAGACGCGGGGCGTCTGCAGAGCCAGAATGCCGACGACGGGGCCAACCAGCACGATGGAAAACTGCAAAACGGCAAAGGGCCTTCCTCGATCACGGCGGAGGGAGAAACGGAGGGAGACGACGTGGCCAGGGAGAACTGCGCCCCagcggaggagaaggagagctcCAATGATTCAACATCCGGCAGCGTGGCTGCGTCCATTCAGAAGGATGAGGAGGCCACGCCCTCTACCGCCAACGCCAGCATCGAGGCCAGCCAGCCGCTCCCACGTCAGCGGGCCAAGGCCGGGGGCTCCAAGCTGACCTGCATCAAGATCAAGACTAAATCGCCCAAGGGCGACTTCTACACGCCGTCCAACGCCACCGTCGAGATCGTCCCGGCGTCCGAGCGGCAGAATCACGTGGCCCGGAAGATCGTGAAGATGACGAAGCAGCCTcccaacaagaagaagaaagtgccGCCGTCGCGAGAGAAGAAAGTGACCCGCACCATTATGGCCATCCTGATAGCTTTTGTTGCCACCTGGACTCCTTATAATGTGATGGTGCTGATTAACACCTTCTGCTCCAGCTGCATCCCCACCACAATGTGGACTATTGGATACTGGCTGTGCTACATCAACAGCACCATCAACCCGGTCTGCTACGCTCTGTGCAATGCCACTTTTAAAAAGACATTCAAACATCTTCTCCTCTGCCAATATAAAAATA